In Pseudophryne corroboree isolate aPseCor3 chromosome 3, aPseCor3.hap2, whole genome shotgun sequence, a genomic segment contains:
- the LOC135057201 gene encoding uncharacterized protein LOC135057201: protein MRIIKQKEKYWQQILERLIALVRVLGIQNLAFRGTNEKLHTAGNGNFLKFIEYVALFDPVMDEHIRKIRDKETYVHYLGKDIQNELIQLLSNIIKEEILKSAQVAKYFSIIIDCTPDVSHVEQMTMILRFVNIASLTDDCEPVRIKEHFLGFLPLKETTGAGMTEIILHHLEEMSLPVVNIRGQGYDNGSNMKGDIYDALFEIYNDNTLTGASGNTSRIEAQGLAKGISNFKFVIFLVVWYGILFEVNMTSKQLQTKEFDIHNAIKQLNETKKFLVDCRSDEGFGKVLEEAGELAEALGIPAQFEVDPVRISRKRKQFIYEAEDAPIQNPKEKFKVNFYFAVLDTAVQSVEERFTQMNQISSVFGFLYNVHSLQNRTSQQIMEDCCKLEQALQHGDSKDIDASDLCSELQSIARRVPECTSPQDVFNFLCKNELIDVVPNTCIALRILLTLPVSVVSGERSFSKLKLIKTYIRTSMMQERLVGLSLLSIEHEIAQKVDLKELVSKFAKLKARKVKI, encoded by the exons ATGCGCATTATTAAACAAAAGGAAAAGTACTGGCAGCAAATCCTTGAACGATTGATTGCTTTAGTGAGAGTTCTTGGTATACAAAATCTGGCCTTCCGTGGAACCAATGAAAAATTGCACACAGCTGGAAATGGCAACTTCCTGAAATTTATTGAATATGTTGCTTTGTTCGACCCCGTAATGGATGAACACATTCGTAAAATAAGAGATAAAGAGACCTATGTACACTACCTTGGAAAAGATATACAGAATGAACTAATTCAGCTTTTATCCAACATTATCAAAGAAGAAATTCTTAAATCTGCTCAAGTTGCAAAGTATTTTTCTATAATTATTGATTGTACACCCGATGTAAGCCACGTTGAACAAATGACCATGATCCTTCGCTTTGTGAACATAGCTTCATTAACTGATGATTGCGAACCTGTACGCATTAAAGAACATTTCTTAGGATTTCTGCCACTAAAGGAAACAACTGGTGCTGGTATGACAGAAATTATCCTTCACCACCTAGAAGAGATGTCATTGCCTGTTGTTAATATACGTGGTCAAGGCTATGATAACGGAAGCAATATGAAA GGTGATATTTATGATGCCCTATTTGAAATCTATAATGACAATACCCTCACTGGAGCATCTGGCAACACCTCAAGAATAGAGGCACAAGGTCTTGCAAAAGGCATTTCTAATTTCAAGTTTGTCATTTTTCTAGTGGTTTGGTATGGAATATTGTTTGAGGTTAATATGACAAGCAAACAGCTTCAGACAAAAGAATTTGACATACATAATGCCATTAAACAACTGAACGAAACAAAGAAGTTTCTTGTAGACTGCAGGAGTGATGAAGGGTTTGGGAAAGTACTGGAAGAGGCCGGTGAACTTGCTGAGGCACTTGGGATACCAGCACAGTTCGAAGTAGATCCTGTTCGCATTAGTAGAAAGAGGAAGCAGTTCATATATGAAGCAGAGGATGCGCCTATTCAGAATCCTAAGGAAAAGTTCAAAGTGAACTTTTATTTTGCTGTGCTTGATACAGCTGTGCAATCAGTTGAAGAAAGATTCACGCAGATGAATCAAATTAGTTCTGTGTTTGGCTTCCTTTATAATGTTCACAGTTTACAGAATAGAACATCACAGCAAATTATGGAAGATTGTTGCAAGTTAGAGCAAGCTTTACAACATGGCGACTCCAAAGATATTGATGCTTCTGATTTATGCAGTGAATTACAAAGTATTGCAAGGCGAGTTCCAGAGTGTACATCTCCACAAGATGTATTCAACTTTTTGTGTAAAAATGAGCTGATAGATGTTGTCCCCAACACATGTATTGCTCTTCGCATCCTTTTGACCCTCCCTGTGTCTGTGGTCAGTGGCGAGAGAAGCTTTTCCAAGCTAAAGTTGATCAAAACATATATTCGAACTTCCATGATGCAAGAAAGACTTGTTGGTCTCTCTCTTTTGTCAATAGAACATGAGATCGCACAAAAAGTGGATCTGAAAGAGCTTGTCTCTAAATTTGCTAAATTAAAAGCGCGGAAAGTAAAAATCTAA